From a single Anabas testudineus chromosome 5, fAnaTes1.2, whole genome shotgun sequence genomic region:
- the LOC113154323 gene encoding A-agglutinin anchorage subunit-like, with protein MMKMKKRMMKMKKRLLLAPVAVMIMLTLGIMYYGQTTSLRAAATTTAPTTSTTAPNTTTVAPNTTTVAPNTTTTAPNTTTVAPNTTTVAPNTTTVAPNTTTVAPNTTTTATTAPRTTAHSVVNLNGKMFTLTIYGGGISLYSPTNYPSWTTTSPHYGVSVCLRYITDFAQTSQPLIFTLSPSTSPLKLAVMGGTAYLMSWSYNTLYLAPNIGLWSNIGPEIWTRVCLTLDTSTNVAQVFSGSNMSIRKILRNPYAWSGERVIDLSGFDGQVTDVQVWDHPLRYGEVYNYMTRGVFGPYSGSVLSWSSVFYSIRGNTLLEDAYEQQAKESISGSQVEGEKKSRLFLIKDGESVKTEKEQLK; from the exons atgatgaagatgaagaagaggatgatgaagatgaagaagaggctGCTTCTGGCTCCGGTCGCAGTGATGATCATGTTAACGCTGGGCATCATGTATTATGGTCAAACAACAAgtctcagagcagcagcaactaCTACTGCTCCAACTACATCTACTACTGCTCCAAATACAACTACTGTGGCTCCAAATACAACTACTGTGGCTCCAAATACAACTACTACTGCTCCAAATACAACTACTGTGGCTCCAAATACAACTACTGTGGCTCCAAATACAACTACTGTGGCTCCAAATACAACTACTGTGGCTCCAAATACAACTACTACTGCAACTACTGCTCCACGGACAACAG ctCATTCTGTGGTGAATTTAAATGGGAAGATGTTCACTCTGACTATTTATGGGGGAGGGATATCACTCTACTCCCCCACTAACTACCCTTCTTGGACCACGACGTCTCCTCATTACG GTGTGTCCGTGTGCCTGCGTTACATCACCGACTTCGCGCAAACCAGCCAGCCATTAATCTTCACACTCAGTCCATCCACCAGTCCTCTGAAGCTGGCAGTCATGGGGGGCACAGCGTACTTAATGTCCTGGAGTTACAACACTTTGTACTTGGCACCGAACATAGGGTTGTGGTCAAACATTGGACCAGAGATCTGGACCAGAGTCTGTCTCACCCTGGACACCAGCACGAATGTGGCCCAGGTTTTCAGCGGATCGAACATGAGCATCAGGAAGATTCTGCGTAATCCG tatgCGTGGTCTGGTGAACGTGTGATTGATCTTTCAGGCTTTGATGGTCAGGTAACAGACGTCCAGGTGTGGGATCATCCTCTCCGCTACGGTGAAGTCTACAACTACATGACTCGCGGGGTTTTTGG GCCATACAGCGGCTCAGTTCTCAGCTGGTCCTCCGTCTTCTACTCTATCAGAGGAAACACGCTGCTGGAGGACGCCTACGAGCAGCAGGCGAAAGAATCGATCAGTGGAAGTCaggtggagggagagaagaagagcaggCTGTTTTTAATCAAGGATGGGGAAAgtgtgaagacagagaaagaacagCTTAAATGA